The DNA sequence GGGAGGATTTAAAGTTTGTGGATTTGAAGATTGGAACTTTTGGGTAGAGGCATTACGAAAGGGATATTACGGTTACTATCTGGCTAAACCTCTATTTTATTATAGAAGACATCAAAAAAGTTTATTTCATAGTCAAATGTCAAATTATTATTCAAATTTATCTTTTATTTTTAAACATAATTTTTATCTATATGAGCCCAGATTTTTAAAAAGTGTGGAAAATGACGTTCTCACATCTTCAGTTAATGCACCAAAATATCCTTTGTTTAGTGTTATTGTCCCCACTTATAATAGACCTGATCTTTTACGTGAAGCCTTACATAGTATTCAATGGCAAACTATTTCTAATTTTGAGGTCATTATTATTAATGATGGTGGTAATAGTGTGAAGGACTTGATTGAAGAATTACGTGATGAAAGATTTAAATATATTGAAACGAAAAGAAGAAATGGATTAGCTGCTGCTAGAAATTTGGGAATTATGTATTCTTCGGGTAAGTATATTACCTTTTTAGATGATGATGATATATTTCTTCCTAATCATTTATCTACGCTTTTAAGAGAATTAGAAAAGGGATTTAAAGTTGTTTATTCAGATTCTTTTAGATATGTATGGAATATATTTAACGGGAAAGAGCAGATCGTCGATATTAAAATTCCATATAGATTTGATTTTGATAGAGATAGATTGATCATTGGCAATATAGCCCCCGTGAACTGCTTTGCCGTAGATAGAGAGTTTCTTGTTCAGCATGGTCTTTTTAATGAAGATTTTCATGTATTAGAAGACTGGGATTTGTGGATTAGATTATCTGAAAAGGAAAATTTTAAACATATATCTGTTCCAACTGCCGTTGTAAATTGGAGAAGTAACATATCAGGTTTAACAAATACTTGTGCGGAAGAATTTGCTCGTACTAGAGAAATAATATACAAAAGAAGTCTTGAAGATATACAGAAAATAGAAAAAGATAAGATAAAAAAAATATTGTACGATTTCGAAAATATATGGTCGCGAGACTTTGTTTCTTCCGATGGTCCATTGACCTCTATTATTGTTTTGGCCCATAACAATCTTAGCTACACTCGGCAATGTATTAAGGCCATATTATCGTATACTCATCCCATATCATATGAACTGATTGTCGTAGATAATGGGTCCACAGACGACACCCCGCAGTTTATGCGTCTTCTTGCGGAACGCCATCCTGAGGTGCGATACATCCGATTAGAAGAAAACCTGGGGTTTGCAGCCGGCAACAACATCGGTATGGCCGCTGCACGGGGGCGTTTCCTGGTCCTGCTGAACAACGACGTAGTGGTCACGCCGGGCTGGCTGGAGCGACTTCTGCTGCCGGCCGTAGCGGACCCCCAGGTGGGGCTCGTGGGCCCTGTGACCAACCGCATCTCGGGGCGTCAGCGCCTGGACGCCGTGCCTTATGATGAGGAAAGCCTCGAAGGGCTTGAGGCGTTCGCCGCTGAGCGCGCTCGCTGGTACGCAGGGCGCACAGTAGAGGTGGCTCGTCTGGTGGGCTTCTGCTTGCTCATTCGGCCAGAGCTCGTGGAGCGGATCGGCGGTCTGGATACGCGCTTCGGCATCGGCAACTTCGAGGATGACGACTACTGCCTGCGCGCTAGACGAGCGGGCTTCAAAGCGGTCATGGCCCTGGATTGCTTCGTGCACCATCATGGCAGCAAAACCTTCCAGCAGCTGCCGATAGATTACGGAGCGCTTCTGTTGGAGAACTGGGAAAAATTCAAACACAAATGGGGGCTTCCGGCTGAACTCCCCTACGGAGAGCTCTTCCCTGAGCCCAACGATCCGTTTGATCCCAAACGGGACTATGTGCCCCTGACTTCCCCGAAGCGAACCCTAGCGGGCTGGGTTGCACTTACCCAAGAGGCCCTGAAACGAAACGACCTCGCCATGGCGCGCCAGGCGGCCATAGAGGCCATCCGCGAGCATCCGGATCAGCCCTATGCCTGGCTTTTAGAGGCCGTGCTGGCTCGCACAGAGGGGCGCTACGGGCGGGCCTTAGAGGCCATAGAACGTGCCCTGAGCATACAGGAGACCCCCGAAGCCCTGGAAGAGTTGGCCCGCATCTGCCAGGCGGCCGGGGAACCGGAGCGCGCCGCCGAGGTGCTGCGCTATCGCGCAGTCCGTTATCCCGACTAGCGCGCCGTCTGCATGCTGCCTTGCGGCTCCGCCATGCCCAAAAGCCGCACACCCGGATGCTCAGGCAGCGCTTGCAAAAGTCGACGTTGGATCTCATCGGCCGTAACACGCCGGGCCCGAACGGGGCTTAAGTAGCGCAGGGTGAGCTTAACGCCCTGCGGCGTGATCTCCGTGTATACGAAGGGTTCAAGTTTCTGCATGCGAATCGGATAGCGTTCGCTAAGCCGCTCCAGCTCGGTCCGTGCCGCCCGTACCGCCGGCGCGCTCACCTCGCAGGCGATCGCCTCCAGCAACCGTCTGGCCTGCTGCCAGTCGCTCTCAAAGGGACAGATGATCGTCAGCTCATGCCAAAGATACTCCAGGCCTTCGGTGGCGTTGTGCACAGGATGCGTAAAGAGCTGCCCATTGGGGATGTGCACCAAACGTCCGGTGCTTTGCTCGCCTTCGACCCAGTTGCCGAGCTCAAGCACCGTAAAGCGAGTAGGTCGGATGTCCACCACGTCCCCTCGGATGCCCGCGATCTCGATCCGATCTCCGAGCTCAAAGGGCCTGCTGAGGGCGATGTAGACCCCGCCTGCTAGGTTCAAGATGACCTCCTTGAGCACGATCGTAAGCGCCGCGGCCACGATCGTGAGCCACGTAAGCAGCCATCCGCTAAAAGGCGCCCAAATAAGCAGCCCCAGCGTAATGCCCACGACGCTCAGGCCCACCCGAAGCCGTTTGCGCGCGCGATGGCGAGCCGTCATATCTTGGATGCGCCGCAACCAAGCCCAGCGCGCCAGTTGGTAGCAGCCCGCAAGCAGCGCGATCAAAAGCAGACTCCAGAGCGCCTTCTCCAGGAGCGCCCCATTCGCCTGGTTGGCCAAGAGACGCCCTAGCGCCTCTACGAGTTGTCCGGTGGGTCCTGTGGGCATCACGGCATGGCGTTATGTGGTGGCGGCCTCTTCGTCTTGAAAGATATCCCCAAAGACGGGCTCGTTGCTGAGCTCCGGAGGGTCTAGCAGTTCGATCCGGTACCAGGCGGACTGATACCAGCTGCCTTTTGGGTGCACCCGAACGGGCAGCCATGCCCAGGAGCGCATCGTTTCCATGTAGCCCCAATGAGCGTAGGCGTTGAAGTCTTCGCGCAGCTCCGTAAGCACAGCTCCGTGTTCAAGCAAGAAGCGCTGCACCTGAGCCCACTTGGACAGGCTTGATTCGGCGTGTGTTAACCCAAAATAGCCCGCGGATCCAGTTCCGCGCAAAGCTAATAGAGCGCGTTTCAGGGTGAGCGTCAGCCCCTGAAGGCTCTCGGTGGGATCCGTAAAGAAGGTGTCGAATTGGCCTATCCAAGACTCCGGAAGAGGTTGGCGCAGGTCATACTGCACCGCCTCCAGACAGCTTAGGCCTTCGGCGCGGGCTGTTTCGCGCAGAAAGCGCACCAGGCGTTCGTCTATGTCCACGGCCAGTACGCGACGGGGGGCACCCGTAAGCGCCGCGGCCAGGCTCACCAGATCATCGTCGCCCAGCACGAAAAGACTTTTGCCCGCCAAATCGCCCCGCATCCAGGCCAGCAGAACGCGGGCCCAGGTGGTTTGCTCCGTAACGAAGCCCTGATCGTAAGCCTGCACGGCCTCAGGCCTCCGGAGAGCTACGCGGGAAAAGCGCGCGCGCAGCTCCTCGGATAAAAGCGTCGCATCCACACCCCGACCCTCACAGGCGGGGCAGTAAAAGCGCGGAGGCGGACCGGCACCCAGTTCGCGCGCCCAAGCCACGCCTTCCGGGGTCAACCGCAATCCGTGCGGGGTAGTCCTCAGCAAGCCCCTCTCTTGCAGCGCCTCCCAGAACGCGCATATAGCCCGCATGGGCGCTCGACTCCAGCGGATAGCCTCCCAGAGATCTTCCGTGCTGAGTAGCGCCGCTAGGGCGCGCTCGGCGTCGCGATGCGTAAACGGTACCGGCGCCCGCCGATGCGTAAGCGCCAGCAGTTCCTCTAACGTCTTTACGGCCTTCGGGACGGAAGGGTCGGATTTGCGCACGTTCATGGTGAGCTCCCTTGATCCGGTGGCGTCTCCGTAATGTAGGATCCATGTGGGCTTTGCCCGAAACTCCCAAAAACAAAGCGCCCGCCGGGGAGGGACGGCGGACGCTCTGTAGGGAGGGATGTGAAGTGAAGGGCGACGTGCCAATGGCTATAGCCTTGACATCGCCGCGCGTATGATACCGATGCCCATGTCGACTTGTTCCCGCCCGATGCAAAGCGGAGGGCGAAAGCGCACGGAGCGCTCCCCGCAGGGCAGCATAAGCAGGCCCTCGGCCTTTAGCTCCTCCAGAAAGCGCTGCCGCAGCTCCGCATTGGGCAGGTCTATAGCGCACATCAGGCCCCGACCGCGCGCGTTGGAGACCAGATGCGGAAACTCCATCTGCAGCTCATGGAGCCGCTCCAACAGATACGCTCCCACCGCCGCGGCGTTCTCCACAAGCTTATCCTCTTCGATGATCTCAAGGAACTTGGTCGCCCGCACCATATCGGCCAAGTTGCCACCCCAGGTCGAGTTGATGCGGCTTGAGACCCGAAAGACATGCTCTTCGATCTCATCGATGCGACGCGAGACCAGGATGCCGCAGACCTGCATTTTCTTGCCGAAGACCAAGATATCCGGCTTTACGAAGTGCTCATAGGCCCAGAACTTTCCCGTTAGGCCCACGCCCGTCTGGACCTCATCAAAAATAAGCAGCGCGTCGTTCTCATCGGCTAGCTGCCGGAGCTGTTCGAAAAACTCCCGCCGGAAGTGGTTATCTCCGCCCTCACCCTGAATGGGCTCGATGATAATGGCCGCTATATCGTCCTTGCGCTCGTAGAAATGCTGCTTGGCCTGTCGGATCGCCAGGCGCTCACGCTTTTCTAGCTCCTCAAGTCGCTCTGGGGTCAGCGGGAAGGTGATCTTGGGGTTGATCACGCGGGGCCAGTCGAACTTGGGAAAGAGGGCCGTTTTGCGCCAGTCCGTATTCGTTAAAGAGAGGCAATAGCCCGATCGGCCGTGAAAGGCCTGCTCAAAATGCAGCACCTGATGCCCCTTCTCGTAACGGTAGCCCTTGGCGAAGTTCTTGCGCACCTTCCAGTCGAAGGCCACCTTAAGGGCGTTCTCCACGGCCAAGGTGCCCCCGCTGATGAAAAAGGCATAGGGCAGAAAGTCCGGAATGGCGATCCGGGAAAAGGTGTCCACAAACAGGGCGTATTCCTCGGTGTAGATGTCCGAGTTCGAAGGATTGGCCAACGCCGCCCGGAGCAGCCGTTCCAGAAACTCAATGTCTCCGACCACCTTCGGATGGTTGAGGCCCAGGGGGGAGGAGGCGAAGAAGGTAAAAAAATCCAAATAATCCCGCCCGGAGCGTTTATCCCGCAAGTAAGGGGTATGACTCCCCTCCAGATCGAGCACTAAGTCGAACCCGTCGACCAGGATATGGCGGGCTAGGATCCGGTGCACTTCCTCGGGCCTTATCGCAGTTCGAAGCGTCGCGTTGGCCATTTGGAGATACCTTCTTGGGTGGAGCTGCCGATAAAAAGCGACGAGATTTGTTCGGAAGCAATCGGGTTTTGTTGAGTTATCTAGACGCACACGGTCGGCTTCTGTAAAGGCAGAGCCTAATGCTTTATGGCTTGGGGATGGCTAGCGGAGGGCATCAGTTCCAGGACCAGGCTGTCCGTCAGGAGCCATCCCGTGGGGGTAAGGCGTAGACGCTCATCCCGGAAGTCCGCCCATC is a window from the Bacteroidota bacterium genome containing:
- a CDS encoding glycosyltransferase yields the protein MYSSGKYITFLDDDDIFLPNHLSTLLRELEKGFKVVYSDSFRYVWNIFNGKEQIVDIKIPYRFDFDRDRLIIGNIAPVNCFAVDREFLVQHGLFNEDFHVLEDWDLWIRLSEKENFKHISVPTAVVNWRSNISGLTNTCAEEFARTREIIYKRSLEDIQKIEKDKIKKILYDFENIWSRDFVSSDGPLTSIIVLAHNNLSYTRQCIKAILSYTHPISYELIVVDNGSTDDTPQFMRLLAERHPEVRYIRLEENLGFAAGNNIGMAAARGRFLVLLNNDVVVTPGWLERLLLPAVADPQVGLVGPVTNRISGRQRLDAVPYDEESLEGLEAFAAERARWYAGRTVEVARLVGFCLLIRPELVERIGGLDTRFGIGNFEDDDYCLRARRAGFKAVMALDCFVHHHGSKTFQQLPIDYGALLLENWEKFKHKWGLPAELPYGELFPEPNDPFDPKRDYVPLTSPKRTLAGWVALTQEALKRNDLAMARQAAIEAIREHPDQPYAWLLEAVLARTEGRYGRALEAIERALSIQETPEALEELARICQAAGEPERAAEVLRYRAVRYPD
- a CDS encoding mechanosensitive ion channel family protein; this translates as MPTGPTGQLVEALGRLLANQANGALLEKALWSLLLIALLAGCYQLARWAWLRRIQDMTARHRARKRLRVGLSVVGITLGLLIWAPFSGWLLTWLTIVAAALTIVLKEVILNLAGGVYIALSRPFELGDRIEIAGIRGDVVDIRPTRFTVLELGNWVEGEQSTGRLVHIPNGQLFTHPVHNATEGLEYLWHELTIICPFESDWQQARRLLEAIACEVSAPAVRAARTELERLSERYPIRMQKLEPFVYTEITPQGVKLTLRYLSPVRARRVTADEIQRRLLQALPEHPGVRLLGMAEPQGSMQTAR
- a CDS encoding bis-aminopropyl spermidine synthase family protein; amino-acid sequence: MNVRKSDPSVPKAVKTLEELLALTHRRAPVPFTHRDAERALAALLSTEDLWEAIRWSRAPMRAICAFWEALQERGLLRTTPHGLRLTPEGVAWARELGAGPPPRFYCPACEGRGVDATLLSEELRARFSRVALRRPEAVQAYDQGFVTEQTTWARVLLAWMRGDLAGKSLFVLGDDDLVSLAAALTGAPRRVLAVDIDERLVRFLRETARAEGLSCLEAVQYDLRQPLPESWIGQFDTFFTDPTESLQGLTLTLKRALLALRGTGSAGYFGLTHAESSLSKWAQVQRFLLEHGAVLTELREDFNAYAHWGYMETMRSWAWLPVRVHPKGSWYQSAWYRIELLDPPELSNEPVFGDIFQDEEAATT
- the lat gene encoding L-lysine 6-transaminase, whose translation is MANATLRTAIRPEEVHRILARHILVDGFDLVLDLEGSHTPYLRDKRSGRDYLDFFTFFASSPLGLNHPKVVGDIEFLERLLRAALANPSNSDIYTEEYALFVDTFSRIAIPDFLPYAFFISGGTLAVENALKVAFDWKVRKNFAKGYRYEKGHQVLHFEQAFHGRSGYCLSLTNTDWRKTALFPKFDWPRVINPKITFPLTPERLEELEKRERLAIRQAKQHFYERKDDIAAIIIEPIQGEGGDNHFRREFFEQLRQLADENDALLIFDEVQTGVGLTGKFWAYEHFVKPDILVFGKKMQVCGILVSRRIDEIEEHVFRVSSRINSTWGGNLADMVRATKFLEIIEEDKLVENAAAVGAYLLERLHELQMEFPHLVSNARGRGLMCAIDLPNAELRQRFLEELKAEGLLMLPCGERSVRFRPPLCIGREQVDMGIGIIRAAMSRL